In the Aneurinibacillus soli genome, one interval contains:
- a CDS encoding DMT family transporter, with protein sequence MWLAAAMTTAFCFGANNTIFKWSTLRRLSKVNIQFFFYFVAFLLTLAYGLREGAFHTNWLSVILGTLIGILNANGNIQMARAFEKGPASLTSPIIAANAILPVLAAGLIFNEQIPFLHWLGVFCMMGSVIVIQYTPGNKGGTQYGPWIVRILLAFVSFGLLGILMKGSSSLHIHSLDMLVSMYGGGSVFLLFLLGREKIQRKEVQIGAVVGVLSVIGYSCYFYALQTGTASIVFPVVSLNCLVVILTGCYLFKERLKLYQICGICTALLGLVLTKI encoded by the coding sequence ATGTGGCTTGCAGCAGCGATGACAACTGCGTTTTGCTTTGGGGCAAATAACACGATTTTTAAGTGGAGCACATTGCGGCGGCTATCGAAAGTAAACATCCAGTTTTTCTTTTATTTTGTCGCGTTTTTGCTGACACTGGCGTATGGTTTGCGTGAGGGAGCGTTTCATACGAATTGGCTTTCCGTTATATTGGGTACGCTGATCGGTATTCTGAATGCTAATGGGAATATTCAAATGGCGCGTGCTTTTGAGAAAGGACCAGCTAGCCTGACATCGCCGATTATTGCAGCCAATGCGATTCTGCCGGTTCTGGCAGCGGGACTGATCTTTAATGAACAGATTCCTTTTCTGCACTGGCTCGGGGTTTTTTGCATGATGGGTTCTGTGATCGTTATTCAGTACACACCGGGAAACAAAGGAGGTACACAATACGGTCCATGGATTGTCCGGATTTTACTGGCATTTGTGTCCTTTGGCTTGCTTGGAATTCTTATGAAAGGCTCATCTTCATTACACATTCACTCGTTGGACATGCTCGTATCGATGTACGGAGGAGGAAGTGTATTCCTGCTTTTCTTGCTCGGGCGTGAAAAGATTCAGCGCAAAGAGGTGCAAATAGGAGCGGTTGTTGGAGTTCTAAGTGTAATCGGGTATAGCTGTTACTTTTATGCCTTGCAGACTGGAACGGCTAGTATTGTGTTTCCTGTAGTAAGTCTGAACTGCCTGGTCGTCATTTTGACGGGCTGTTATTTGTTCAAAGAACGCCTTAAGTTATATCAAATATGCGGCATATGTACTGCTTTGTTAGGACTTGTCCTAACGAAAATATAG
- the acnA gene encoding aconitate hydratase AcnA, which produces MAKQDTYGVHSTLQVGDKSYAYYSLKALEEKGLGPISKLPFSIKVLLEAAVRQFDGVAVTEDHVKKLATWTEERDANQEVPFTPARIVLQDFTGVPAVVDLAAMRLAMKEMGGNPERINPLVPVDLVIDHSVMVDDFGNPDALENNMKLEFERNAERYRFLRWAQTAFNNFRAVPPATGIVHQVNLEYLASVAATKEVDGEVQVFPDSLVGTDSHTTMINGLGVVGWGVGGIEAEAGMLGQPLYFVTPEVVGFKLTGTLAEGATATDLALTIVNILRKKGVVGKFVEFYGPGLGNITLADRATVANMAPEYGATMGFFPVDEETLNFLRATGRSEEQVALVEAYYQEQGLFRTDDTVDPVFSETLELDMSTVVPTLAGPKRPQDRIELTAMKGAFNDAIRTPIEKGGFGLSDEQIAQKVALSHKNGKKSELGTGAVVIAAITSCTNTSNPSVMLGAGLVAKKAVEKGLVKPEYVKSSLTPGSRVVKQYLEKAGLIQPFEALGFHIAGYGCATCIGNSGPLPEEVSQAIADNDMTVASVLSGNRNFEGRVHAQVKANYLASPPLVVAYALAGTVDIDLSKDPIGTGKDGQPVYLKDIWPTNAEIKEAVAQAVQAQMFEEEYGNVFTANPRWNAIEFPEGQLYEWDDKSTYIQHPPFFSGLGNEAGSIEEIVGAKALAFLGDSVTTDHISPAGNIAPASPAGVYLGENGVERKDFNSYGSRRGNHEVMMRGTFANIRIRNKMAPGTEGGVTTYLPTGEVMPIYDASMKYQEAGTSLVVIAGKEYGTGSSRDWAAKGTFLLGVKAVIAESFERIHRSNLVGMGVLPLQFAEGTNPESLGLTGTETFDIFGLSNDVKPGQTFKVTATRTDGTSFEFDAIVRLDSVVDVEYYRNGGILQTVLRQIATEEKANV; this is translated from the coding sequence TTGGCTAAACAAGACACTTACGGTGTACATTCTACGCTGCAAGTCGGCGACAAATCGTACGCGTACTATTCTCTTAAGGCTCTCGAAGAAAAAGGACTTGGTCCAATTTCTAAACTGCCTTTCTCCATTAAAGTATTGCTTGAAGCAGCAGTTCGCCAATTCGATGGCGTAGCTGTTACAGAAGATCACGTGAAAAAGCTCGCTACATGGACTGAAGAGCGCGATGCGAATCAGGAAGTTCCTTTCACACCTGCTCGTATCGTACTGCAAGACTTCACTGGTGTACCAGCGGTTGTTGACCTCGCTGCTATGCGTCTTGCAATGAAAGAAATGGGCGGCAACCCAGAGCGTATCAACCCGCTCGTACCGGTTGACCTCGTAATCGACCACTCTGTAATGGTTGACGACTTCGGTAACCCGGATGCGCTTGAAAACAACATGAAACTTGAATTTGAACGCAACGCTGAGCGTTATCGCTTCCTGCGCTGGGCACAAACAGCATTCAACAACTTCCGTGCTGTTCCACCAGCAACAGGTATCGTTCACCAAGTTAACCTTGAGTACCTTGCATCAGTAGCAGCTACAAAAGAAGTAGACGGTGAAGTACAAGTATTCCCGGATTCTCTCGTAGGTACGGATTCTCATACAACAATGATCAACGGTCTTGGCGTAGTAGGCTGGGGCGTTGGTGGTATCGAAGCAGAAGCAGGTATGCTCGGACAGCCGCTTTACTTCGTAACTCCTGAAGTTGTTGGTTTCAAACTGACTGGCACACTGGCAGAAGGTGCTACAGCAACTGACCTGGCACTCACAATCGTTAACATCCTCCGTAAGAAGGGCGTTGTTGGTAAATTCGTTGAGTTCTACGGCCCAGGCCTTGGCAACATCACTCTGGCAGACCGTGCAACAGTTGCCAACATGGCTCCTGAATACGGCGCAACAATGGGCTTCTTCCCAGTTGACGAAGAAACTCTTAACTTCCTGCGTGCAACAGGTCGCAGCGAAGAGCAAGTAGCTCTTGTTGAAGCATACTACCAAGAACAAGGTCTGTTCCGTACAGATGATACTGTTGATCCAGTATTCTCTGAAACGCTTGAACTCGACATGAGCACAGTTGTTCCAACACTTGCAGGTCCGAAGCGTCCACAAGACCGTATCGAACTGACTGCAATGAAAGGTGCCTTCAACGATGCAATCCGCACTCCAATCGAAAAAGGCGGCTTCGGTCTGAGCGACGAACAAATCGCACAGAAAGTAGCACTTTCTCATAAAAACGGTAAGAAATCCGAACTCGGCACAGGTGCTGTTGTGATCGCGGCAATCACTAGCTGTACGAACACTTCCAACCCGAGCGTTATGCTGGGCGCAGGTCTCGTAGCGAAAAAAGCCGTAGAAAAAGGCCTTGTGAAACCGGAATACGTAAAATCCAGCCTCACTCCTGGTTCCCGTGTTGTAAAACAATACCTGGAAAAAGCAGGTCTGATTCAGCCGTTTGAAGCTCTTGGCTTCCATATCGCTGGTTACGGTTGTGCAACTTGTATCGGTAACAGCGGTCCGCTTCCAGAAGAAGTTAGCCAGGCAATTGCAGACAACGATATGACTGTTGCATCTGTACTGTCCGGTAACCGTAACTTCGAAGGCCGTGTACACGCACAAGTAAAAGCTAACTACCTGGCTTCTCCGCCGCTTGTTGTGGCATATGCACTTGCAGGTACAGTTGACATCGATCTTTCCAAAGACCCAATCGGTACAGGAAAAGATGGTCAACCAGTATATCTCAAAGACATCTGGCCAACAAATGCAGAAATCAAAGAAGCTGTTGCACAAGCAGTTCAAGCGCAAATGTTCGAAGAAGAGTACGGCAACGTATTCACAGCGAACCCACGCTGGAACGCAATCGAATTCCCAGAAGGACAGCTGTATGAGTGGGATGACAAGTCTACTTACATCCAACATCCACCGTTCTTCTCTGGCCTTGGCAACGAAGCTGGCAGCATTGAAGAAATCGTGGGTGCGAAAGCTCTCGCATTCCTTGGTGATTCCGTTACAACTGACCACATCTCTCCAGCAGGTAACATCGCACCGGCTAGCCCGGCAGGCGTATACCTTGGCGAGAATGGCGTAGAACGCAAAGACTTCAACTCATACGGTTCCCGTCGTGGTAACCATGAAGTTATGATGCGCGGTACGTTTGCAAACATCCGTATCCGCAACAAAATGGCACCGGGCACAGAAGGCGGCGTAACAACATACCTGCCAACTGGCGAAGTTATGCCGATCTACGATGCTTCTATGAAATATCAAGAAGCTGGCACTTCCCTCGTTGTTATCGCGGGTAAAGAATACGGTACTGGTAGCTCACGTGACTGGGCAGCAAAAGGTACATTCCTCCTTGGCGTTAAAGCGGTTATCGCTGAAAGCTTCGAGCGTATCCACCGCAGCAACCTCGTAGGTATGGGTGTTCTTCCACTTCAGTTCGCTGAAGGCACAAACCCAGAATCACTCGGCCTGACAGGTACTGAAACATTTGATATCTTTGGCCTGAGCAACGATGTAAAACCAGGTCAAACATTCAAAGTTACAGCAACACGTACAGACGGTACTTCTTTCGAGTTCGACGCAATCGTTCGTCTCGACAGCGTAGTCGATGTAGAATACTACCGTAACGGCGGTATCCTGCAAACTGTACTTCGTCAAATCGCAACAGAAGAAAAAGCTAACGTTTAA
- a CDS encoding bifunctional homocysteine S-methyltransferase/methylenetetrahydrofolate reductase translates to MAKENLKQYLQDHLLIGDGAMATWLYRLGVPIGVCYEELTLSNPELIGSVHRSYYDAGARFIQTNTYGAHRDSLARHGLGHKVTRINRKAAQLARESVGEDAYIAGGIGSINGGRVRDTNIQPYAEQFEEQTEALLLGGVDAILLETFLDLDELLLALNVIRPMTDLPIIAQLATIEVGRTRDGFTLSQAFAEMKKAGADIVGLNCRLGPAEALRSIEQTIIPDDTPFSVFPNAGRLAISDGEYSYASVPQYFGDSALRFRTQGARLIGGCCGTTPEHIRMMAQVLAEREPLPRVNPVREAEEAFVPIEIGSPSVRPPSIVDTVKERHTIIVELDPPRDLDTERFLAGTAALQDAGADAVTLADNSLATTRMSNLALGAMMKSKLGAEPLLHIACRDRNLIGQQSHLMGMHALGIHQALVITGDPARFGDLPGASSVFDVSSFDLIRMIKQLNEGFTFSGKPLKQRANFVVGAAFNPHVRQFDAALRRLEKKIEAGADYIMTQPVYDVEMIERIHEGAKHLDVPIFIGIMPLTGSRNAEFLHNEVPGIRLSDEARERMRKFESGPEARAEGVAIARELTDAAMAYFNGIYLITPFFYYEMTAELTRYIRQKSSVVL, encoded by the coding sequence ATGGCAAAAGAGAACCTCAAACAATATCTGCAAGACCATCTACTGATTGGAGACGGAGCCATGGCCACATGGCTCTACCGTCTTGGCGTGCCGATAGGAGTCTGTTATGAAGAACTGACGCTGTCTAATCCAGAGTTGATTGGAAGTGTGCACCGTTCGTATTATGACGCCGGCGCACGGTTTATTCAGACAAACACATACGGCGCACACCGTGATTCGCTTGCCCGCCATGGGCTTGGGCATAAGGTGACCCGTATTAATCGTAAGGCGGCACAGTTAGCACGGGAATCTGTGGGAGAGGATGCGTACATCGCGGGTGGCATTGGCTCCATCAATGGGGGCCGCGTGCGTGATACGAATATTCAGCCGTATGCCGAGCAGTTCGAGGAACAGACAGAGGCGCTCCTGCTTGGTGGGGTTGACGCAATTCTACTGGAGACGTTCCTTGACCTGGATGAGCTGCTGCTGGCACTGAATGTAATCCGCCCGATGACGGACCTGCCGATTATTGCTCAGCTTGCCACAATTGAAGTAGGCCGCACGCGTGATGGTTTTACATTGAGCCAGGCATTTGCCGAGATGAAAAAGGCGGGAGCCGATATCGTCGGTCTGAATTGCCGTCTCGGTCCGGCAGAAGCGCTCCGATCGATTGAGCAGACGATTATCCCGGATGATACGCCGTTTTCCGTGTTTCCGAATGCGGGTCGTCTGGCCATCTCGGATGGGGAATATTCATACGCATCTGTGCCGCAGTACTTCGGAGATAGTGCGCTTCGCTTCCGTACGCAGGGTGCACGCCTGATCGGTGGCTGCTGTGGAACGACACCGGAGCATATCCGTATGATGGCACAAGTACTGGCAGAGCGTGAGCCACTGCCGCGTGTCAATCCAGTGCGTGAGGCAGAGGAAGCATTCGTTCCGATTGAGATCGGATCGCCGTCGGTTCGTCCACCGAGCATTGTGGATACGGTAAAGGAACGTCATACGATTATTGTCGAATTAGACCCGCCACGTGATCTCGATACAGAGCGGTTCTTAGCCGGAACCGCTGCCTTGCAGGATGCGGGTGCGGATGCGGTCACATTGGCAGATAATTCGCTGGCGACGACGCGCATGAGTAATCTGGCGCTCGGGGCCATGATGAAATCGAAGCTCGGGGCGGAGCCGTTGCTGCACATCGCCTGCCGTGACCGTAATCTGATCGGCCAGCAGTCGCACTTGATGGGCATGCATGCGCTCGGCATTCACCAGGCACTCGTTATTACGGGCGACCCGGCTCGTTTCGGTGATTTGCCAGGGGCAAGTTCCGTGTTTGACGTTTCTTCGTTTGACTTGATCCGCATGATCAAGCAGTTGAATGAAGGATTTACGTTCTCCGGTAAGCCGCTGAAGCAGCGGGCAAACTTCGTCGTGGGGGCTGCATTCAACCCGCATGTGCGCCAGTTCGATGCGGCGCTGCGTCGTTTGGAGAAGAAAATCGAAGCGGGTGCGGATTATATTATGACGCAGCCGGTGTATGATGTGGAGATGATTGAGCGGATTCATGAGGGGGCAAAGCATCTTGATGTGCCGATTTTTATCGGCATTATGCCGCTCACCGGATCACGCAACGCCGAGTTCTTGCATAATGAGGTACCGGGTATTCGGTTGTCTGACGAGGCACGGGAGCGGATGCGGAAGTTTGAATCAGGTCCAGAGGCACGCGCAGAAGGTGTGGCGATTGCACGGGAGTTGACGGATGCGGCGATGGCGTATTTCAATGGTATTTATTTGATTACGCCGTTCTTCTATTATGAGATGACGGCGGAGTTGACACGGTATATTCGCCAGAAGTCATCGGTTGTCTTGTAA
- a CDS encoding IclR family transcriptional regulator, with product METTDAKMTVRAVDRALDILLCFIDEQELTLTEIAQRVSLNKSTVYRLLGSLEGRGFLTRDTVTEKYHLGFRVWQLSANYPQQGDIGTVLLPEMTRLRDEIGETISLYVRNEQERVRIQAVESRETIRRVAPIGAHMPLAVGASSKVLVAYAPPDAQLRVLNDPAWPKAVDKGSYMDQLQEIRRNGYATSSEEREEGAAAVSVPLFNVRGEMVAALSVSGPSNRLTSEKMKQNAPLVMEAAQRMGNMLQ from the coding sequence ATGGAAACAACAGATGCGAAGATGACCGTGCGTGCCGTAGACCGTGCGCTTGATATTCTTCTTTGTTTTATTGATGAACAGGAACTGACGCTGACAGAGATTGCACAGCGGGTCAGTCTGAATAAAAGTACCGTATATCGCCTGCTTGGATCGCTTGAAGGTCGGGGATTTCTAACACGTGATACAGTGACGGAGAAATACCATCTCGGCTTCCGTGTTTGGCAGCTGTCCGCGAATTATCCGCAGCAGGGAGACATTGGGACGGTACTACTTCCGGAGATGACACGTCTGCGCGATGAGATCGGGGAGACGATCAGCTTATATGTACGCAATGAGCAGGAGCGGGTACGTATTCAGGCTGTGGAGAGCCGAGAGACGATCCGTCGTGTTGCGCCGATCGGGGCGCATATGCCACTTGCGGTGGGTGCATCAAGCAAAGTATTGGTTGCTTATGCGCCGCCGGATGCCCAGTTGCGCGTATTGAATGATCCGGCCTGGCCAAAGGCGGTCGATAAAGGCAGCTATATGGATCAGCTTCAGGAAATTCGCCGCAATGGTTATGCGACCAGTTCGGAGGAGCGGGAAGAGGGAGCGGCGGCTGTATCCGTCCCGCTGTTTAATGTGCGCGGTGAGATGGTGGCAGCCCTATCGGTATCCGGGCCTTCGAATCGGCTTACATCAGAGAAGATGAAGCAGAATGCCCCTCTTGTAATGGAAGCAGCCCAGCGGATGGGAAACATGTTACAATAG
- the metH gene encoding methionine synthase, with protein MKETTTPAKLALEARLAEKILVIDGAMGTMLQQANLGPDDFGGEAYDGCNELLNVTRPDVIRSIHEKYLEAGADIIETNTFGGASVVLAEYEVQDRAREINLAAARLAKEAVDAYSTPDWPRYVAGAIGPTTKTLSVTGGITFEELIDSYYEQVLALIEGGVDVLLLETAQDTLNVKAGGVAIQKAFDTLDRRLPVMISGTIEPMGTTLAGQNIEAFYISLTHLKPISVGLNCATGPEFMRDHIRTLSGMADCTVSCYPNAGLPDEDGNYHESPQTLATKLAGFAEQGWINVTGGCCGTTPDHIRAIADVMKQYEPRKPGGIDTHVVSGIEPVYLDPDSRPLFVGERTNVIGSKKFRDLIKEGKYEEASEIARAQVKRGAHVIDICLADPDRDEASDMEAFLQFVVRKVKVPLMIDSTDPNVIALALKYSQGKAIINSINLEDGEERFDEVAPLLTKFGGAVVVGTIDEEGMAVTRERKLEVAARSYDLLVNKYGLNPRDLIFDPLVFPVGTGDEAYIGSAKETVEGIRLIKEKFPECQTILGVSNVSFGLPPAGREVLNAVYLYHCTKAGLDYAIVNTEKLQRFASISDEERTMAEELLFDTTDETLASFTAFYREKKVEANVEVSNLTLEERLARYVVEGTKEGLVPDLEEARNKYKPLEIINGPLMTGMDEVGRLFNDNQLIVAEVLQSAEVMKAAVAHLEPYMEKTESAAKGTVMLATVKGDVHDIGKNLVEIILGNNGYDIINLGIKVTPEQIIQACRESKPDMIGLSGLLVKSAQQMVTTAQDLKEAGIDAPILVGGAALTRKFTDTRIAPQYDGLVLYAKDAMYGLDLANKLANPKERAALEAAHEEALAAWAVPENAAVEVKAAEFVPTRSNVGSSTPVYLAPDTDRHVLRDYPLTHLQPYINWRMLIGKHLGVRGNVDKLLEEGDPKTTELKAVLDELLAEAKQTGLLKVQAMYRFFPAQGDGNKVYVYDPADHSRIIQTFEFPRQTKDPYLCLADFLKPVESGEMDYVAFLVVTAGEGVREKAEEWKEKGDYLRSHALQALALELAEAFAERAHHIIRDTWGFPDRAEMTMLERFGARYQGIRVSFGYPACPDLEDQKKLFALMHPEDIGVILTEGCMMEPEASVSAMVFSHPEARYFNAE; from the coding sequence ATGAAAGAAACAACCACGCCAGCCAAGCTGGCATTAGAAGCAAGACTTGCCGAGAAAATTCTGGTCATTGATGGAGCGATGGGTACGATGCTCCAGCAGGCAAATCTCGGTCCGGATGACTTCGGAGGCGAAGCGTATGATGGATGTAATGAACTGCTGAACGTAACCCGCCCGGATGTGATTCGTTCCATCCATGAGAAGTATCTCGAAGCGGGTGCAGATATTATTGAGACGAATACGTTCGGTGGCGCATCTGTTGTGCTGGCCGAATATGAGGTGCAGGACCGCGCCCGTGAGATTAACCTGGCCGCCGCTCGCCTGGCAAAAGAAGCAGTAGATGCATATTCGACACCAGACTGGCCGCGTTATGTGGCTGGAGCGATCGGTCCCACGACGAAAACATTGTCTGTAACAGGCGGCATTACATTTGAAGAACTGATCGATTCTTACTACGAACAGGTGCTGGCGCTTATTGAAGGGGGCGTCGATGTTCTGTTGCTGGAAACGGCGCAGGATACATTAAATGTAAAAGCAGGTGGGGTTGCCATTCAGAAAGCGTTTGACACACTAGATCGTCGCCTTCCGGTGATGATTTCTGGAACAATTGAGCCGATGGGGACTACGCTTGCTGGTCAGAATATTGAGGCGTTTTATATTTCACTTACCCATTTGAAGCCGATTTCGGTCGGTCTAAACTGTGCGACAGGCCCGGAATTCATGCGCGATCATATTCGTACGTTGTCTGGCATGGCTGACTGTACGGTGAGTTGTTATCCGAATGCAGGGCTACCGGATGAAGACGGTAATTATCATGAATCACCACAGACACTCGCTACGAAGCTGGCTGGATTTGCGGAGCAAGGCTGGATTAACGTTACTGGCGGTTGTTGTGGTACGACACCGGATCACATTCGGGCGATTGCGGATGTAATGAAGCAGTATGAACCACGTAAGCCGGGTGGAATCGACACGCATGTAGTATCCGGTATTGAACCTGTATATCTGGACCCGGATAGCCGCCCGCTGTTTGTCGGAGAGCGGACGAATGTTATCGGGTCCAAAAAGTTCCGTGATCTGATCAAAGAAGGCAAATATGAGGAAGCATCGGAAATCGCCCGTGCCCAGGTAAAGCGAGGGGCGCATGTGATTGACATTTGTCTGGCGGACCCGGACCGTGATGAAGCAAGTGATATGGAGGCGTTTCTTCAGTTTGTCGTCCGCAAGGTCAAGGTGCCATTGATGATCGATTCTACAGATCCGAATGTCATTGCGCTGGCCCTGAAGTATTCGCAGGGCAAGGCGATCATTAACTCGATTAATCTTGAGGATGGTGAAGAGCGGTTCGATGAAGTGGCGCCGCTGTTGACGAAGTTCGGTGGTGCAGTTGTAGTCGGAACGATTGATGAAGAAGGAATGGCGGTAACACGGGAGCGCAAGCTGGAAGTGGCTGCGCGGTCGTATGATCTGCTTGTAAATAAATACGGATTGAATCCGCGTGATTTAATTTTTGATCCGCTTGTATTCCCGGTTGGCACCGGAGATGAGGCGTATATTGGATCGGCGAAAGAAACAGTAGAAGGCATTCGACTCATTAAAGAAAAATTCCCGGAATGCCAGACGATTCTCGGTGTCAGCAACGTGTCATTCGGTCTGCCACCAGCGGGTCGGGAAGTGCTAAATGCAGTGTATTTGTATCACTGCACAAAAGCAGGGCTCGATTACGCCATCGTTAATACCGAGAAGTTACAGCGTTTCGCTTCGATTTCGGACGAGGAGCGCACGATGGCAGAAGAGTTGCTGTTTGACACAACCGATGAGACGCTGGCGTCATTCACAGCCTTCTATCGTGAGAAGAAAGTAGAGGCGAATGTTGAAGTATCTAATCTGACGTTAGAAGAGCGTCTGGCCCGTTATGTTGTAGAAGGAACAAAAGAGGGGTTAGTTCCAGACTTAGAAGAAGCACGCAACAAGTATAAGCCGCTCGAAATTATTAACGGGCCACTCATGACGGGCATGGACGAAGTAGGTCGCCTGTTCAACGATAACCAGTTGATTGTAGCCGAAGTATTGCAGAGTGCAGAAGTCATGAAGGCGGCGGTGGCGCATCTCGAACCTTATATGGAAAAAACAGAATCCGCCGCGAAAGGTACCGTCATGCTGGCAACGGTGAAAGGTGATGTACATGATATCGGCAAAAACCTTGTCGAGATCATTCTGGGCAACAATGGCTATGACATCATTAACTTGGGCATCAAAGTTACACCGGAACAGATTATCCAGGCGTGCCGTGAATCGAAGCCAGATATGATCGGCCTGTCCGGTTTGCTTGTCAAATCAGCTCAGCAGATGGTTACAACCGCTCAGGACTTAAAAGAAGCAGGCATTGATGCCCCGATTCTTGTCGGGGGTGCGGCGCTGACCCGCAAGTTCACAGATACCCGCATTGCACCGCAGTATGATGGGCTTGTACTATATGCGAAGGACGCGATGTATGGGCTTGATCTAGCTAATAAATTGGCCAATCCAAAAGAACGTGCTGCTCTAGAAGCAGCACATGAGGAAGCGCTGGCTGCTTGGGCTGTACCAGAAAATGCAGCGGTAGAAGTAAAAGCAGCCGAGTTTGTGCCGACTCGTTCGAATGTAGGTTCATCAACGCCGGTCTATTTGGCACCGGATACGGACCGTCATGTTTTGCGTGACTACCCGCTTACACATCTGCAGCCGTATATCAACTGGCGTATGCTAATTGGCAAGCATCTTGGTGTGCGTGGCAATGTCGACAAGCTGCTCGAAGAAGGGGACCCGAAAACAACGGAGCTGAAAGCAGTGCTTGATGAGCTGTTGGCAGAAGCAAAACAGACCGGACTTCTTAAAGTGCAGGCGATGTATCGTTTCTTCCCAGCTCAGGGGGATGGCAATAAAGTGTATGTCTATGATCCAGCTGACCACAGCCGCATCATTCAGACATTTGAATTCCCGCGCCAGACGAAAGATCCATACCTTTGCCTGGCTGATTTCTTGAAGCCCGTTGAAAGCGGGGAGATGGATTATGTGGCATTCCTTGTCGTAACAGCGGGCGAAGGTGTGCGTGAGAAAGCGGAAGAATGGAAAGAAAAAGGCGATTATTTGCGTTCCCATGCCTTGCAGGCGCTGGCATTAGAGTTGGCGGAGGCATTTGCTGAGCGTGCGCATCATATTATTCGTGATACATGGGGCTTTCCAGACCGGGCGGAGATGACCATGCTTGAACGTTTTGGTGCACGCTATCAGGGGATTCGCGTCTCATTCGGCTACCCAGCTTGCCCGGATTTAGAAGACCAGAAGAAACTGTTTGCACTTATGCACCCGGAAGATATCGGGGTTATTCTGACAGAAGGGTGCATGATGGAGCCGGAAGCATCTGTATCAGCGATGGTATTCTCTCATCCAGAAGCACGCTATTTCAATGCGGAGTAG
- a CDS encoding HD-GYP domain-containing protein, with the protein MKKLHISSVKPGDKIAKTIYSETGHVLLGAGLELTDRYINRLEQMGIDTVYIEDKHTTDIIPEDIISDTTRRQAIQTVHKTMTSLLDQPQVKGRMSVPDMGKTFRDVFGSIMGDLSGRKDVLVNLANLHTLDAYLFHHSVNVAVLAGIIGLAKGYNQNQMLDLGVGALLFDIGMSQLPKELWNKRGALTDEERSRIENHTEDGFNILRYQYDVSLLSAHCALQHHERYNGSGYPRQLREQQIHEYAQIVGIADVYDALTSHRSYRQHYTPNEATEYLFAAGNSLFDIELVKLFVKHIAVYPIASVVVLNTGQVGVVSSVDPRSVHRPVVRITKERDGSEVASPYEIDLRNETNLVITRTL; encoded by the coding sequence GTGAAAAAACTGCATATCAGCTCGGTTAAACCGGGGGATAAGATTGCAAAAACGATTTATTCTGAAACCGGACATGTACTGCTCGGTGCTGGTCTGGAATTAACCGACCGTTACATTAACCGCCTTGAGCAAATGGGAATTGATACCGTATACATAGAAGATAAACATACAACCGATATCATTCCAGAGGATATCATTAGTGATACGACACGACGTCAAGCTATTCAGACTGTTCATAAAACGATGACTAGTCTGCTTGATCAGCCGCAGGTGAAAGGTCGAATGAGTGTCCCGGATATGGGGAAAACCTTTCGGGACGTATTCGGGAGCATTATGGGGGATTTAAGCGGTCGCAAGGATGTTCTCGTCAATCTAGCAAACCTCCATACATTAGACGCTTATTTGTTCCACCATTCTGTTAACGTAGCCGTTCTTGCTGGGATTATCGGTCTAGCTAAAGGATATAATCAGAACCAGATGCTAGATCTCGGGGTAGGAGCCCTTCTGTTCGATATTGGAATGTCGCAGCTTCCAAAAGAGCTGTGGAACAAGCGAGGGGCACTGACAGACGAAGAGCGTTCCAGAATTGAAAATCATACAGAAGATGGATTTAATATTTTACGTTATCAGTACGATGTATCCTTGCTGTCTGCTCACTGTGCATTGCAGCATCATGAACGCTATAACGGATCAGGGTATCCACGCCAGCTTCGGGAGCAACAAATTCACGAATACGCACAAATTGTTGGGATTGCCGATGTGTATGACGCACTCACATCGCACCGTTCCTATCGCCAGCACTACACGCCGAATGAAGCAACGGAATATTTGTTTGCGGCAGGGAATTCATTGTTTGATATCGAACTGGTAAAGCTGTTTGTCAAGCATATTGCCGTTTACCCGATTGCATCGGTTGTTGTATTGAATACAGGGCAGGTCGGGGTCGTATCCAGCGTAGATCCGCGTTCGGTTCATCGTCCCGTTGTTCGGATTACGAAGGAGCGGGATGGTAGCGAGGTTGCATCGCCATATGAGATTGACCTGCGCAATGAGACGAATCTTGTGATAACCCGCACGTTATAA